From Haloarcula sp. CBA1127, a single genomic window includes:
- a CDS encoding DUF5658 family protein: protein MARPDHASRPFSVRLQKPSYVELVFSLVLVWGFGDALSTLFAAQVAGPGLEANPWIRTLLIHEPLLVIALKMAVVLYVGVVLLECRDVVERVPLWRAWLLTVVALGAVVVLGNTYVGLVAATV, encoded by the coding sequence ATGGCCCGCCCTGACCACGCATCTCGTCCCTTCTCGGTTCGCCTCCAGAAGCCCAGCTACGTCGAACTGGTGTTCTCGCTGGTGCTCGTCTGGGGCTTTGGCGACGCGCTGTCGACGCTGTTCGCCGCGCAGGTTGCTGGGCCGGGGCTAGAAGCAAACCCCTGGATACGGACGCTCCTGATTCACGAACCGCTGCTCGTGATTGCCCTGAAGATGGCCGTCGTCCTCTACGTTGGTGTCGTCCTGCTGGAGTGTCGCGACGTGGTTGAGCGGGTCCCGCTGTGGCGGGCCTGGCTCCTGACTGTCGTCGCCCTCGGCGCGGTTGTCGTCCTCGGCAACACCTACGTCGGGCTGGTCGCAGCGACAGTATGA
- a CDS encoding riboflavin synthase, with product MYTGVIETTGTVRAVEQNEQGTTIRITAETTDIDTADSVSVSGVCVTAESVDTDGFKAALSTETVTRTYLATLSADAVVNIERPVPADGRFHGHVVKGTVDTVTEIIAAERRGDGWQFRFSIPEGYEPYLVEKGSVALDGISLTVSDVSADTFSVAVVPETYDRTTLATKDSGDRVHFEADILAKYAASSLA from the coding sequence ATGTACACTGGCGTCATCGAAACGACAGGAACGGTAAGAGCAGTCGAGCAAAACGAGCAGGGCACCACAATTCGAATCACGGCGGAGACCACAGACATCGACACAGCGGACAGTGTCAGCGTCAGCGGGGTGTGCGTGACCGCAGAATCCGTCGATACTGATGGGTTTAAGGCGGCACTTTCTACAGAAACTGTCACCCGGACGTATCTCGCCACGCTTTCAGCCGATGCTGTCGTAAACATCGAACGACCGGTGCCAGCAGACGGCCGGTTTCACGGACACGTTGTCAAGGGGACAGTCGACACCGTCACAGAAATTATTGCCGCAGAGAGGCGAGGTGACGGCTGGCAGTTTCGGTTCAGTATCCCCGAAGGGTACGAGCCGTACCTCGTTGAAAAGGGGTCTGTGGCACTCGATGGCATCAGTCTAACTGTCAGTGACGTGTCTGCAGACACGTTCAGCGTCGCAGTCGTACCGGAGACGTACGACCGGACGACACTAGCGACAAAGGACTCTGGTGACCGGGTCCATTTCGAAGCAGACATTCTGGCAAAATACGCAGCCAGTTCACTGGCTTGA
- a CDS encoding alpha/beta fold hydrolase — protein sequence METATAPDGTAIAYDRPGDGTPVVLVHGTTGTSAVWDRLRSQLPDGYTPVAMDRRGRGESGDADDHSLAREVDDVVALIDALPGDPVLFGHSFGGLCALEAARETDIAQLILYEPAILVGAHRAEPPLAPRLRDHLDAGDREAVIEAFFRETSTSGDPSQWPIAERAPLAETVVRESAVVGSYELPDTLSIDTPALLLAGAESPAYLRDGIRAIGDAMSGASFVELADVGHVGVWRAPEKVGAAVRSFLPDC from the coding sequence ATGGAGACAGCCACGGCACCCGACGGGACCGCCATCGCATACGACCGCCCCGGCGACGGCACGCCGGTCGTGCTCGTCCACGGCACGACCGGAACGTCGGCGGTCTGGGACCGGCTTCGCTCTCAGTTGCCCGACGGCTACACGCCCGTCGCGATGGACCGGCGGGGCCGAGGCGAGAGCGGCGACGCCGATGACCACTCGCTCGCCCGCGAGGTTGACGACGTGGTGGCGCTGATCGACGCACTCCCGGGTGACCCAGTGTTGTTCGGTCACTCCTTTGGTGGCCTCTGTGCGCTGGAGGCCGCCAGAGAGACCGATATCGCACAGCTCATCCTGTACGAGCCGGCGATTCTCGTCGGTGCGCACCGCGCTGAGCCGCCGCTCGCGCCGCGACTCCGGGACCATCTCGACGCGGGCGACCGTGAGGCCGTCATCGAGGCGTTCTTCCGCGAGACGAGCACCAGCGGCGACCCTTCGCAGTGGCCCATCGCCGAGCGTGCACCGCTCGCTGAGACCGTCGTCCGAGAGAGCGCAGTGGTCGGATCCTACGAACTCCCCGACACACTGTCGATTGACACACCAGCGCTGCTTCTTGCTGGGGCTGAGAGTCCGGCGTATCTCCGCGATGGCATTCGGGCAATCGGGGATGCGATGAGTGGTGCCTCATTCGTCGAACTGGCCGATGTCGGCCACGTCGGCGTCTGGCGAGCCCCTGAAAAGGTCGGCGCGGCCGTCCGCTCGTTCTTGCCCGACTGCTGA
- a CDS encoding cobalamin-binding protein, producing MRVVTLLPSATEIVYALGVEPVGVSHECDHPPAAREKPSVNRSRVDPTASSDEINEQVAAAEESDGVYAIDRETLAELEPGLIVTQGVCDVCAVDHVVVAEAVEELGLDADVLTLDVHSLDDLFDSIHRVGAAVGRDDRAAELVADLRDRVAAVETTATRAGTAPRVAVLDWLDPVMAAGHWVPEMIEMVGGTYGMEEDGAHSRPREWEEVVEYDPEVLVAAPCGFDVAQTRENLTDLTRRPGFDDLTAVRDGRAYVMDGHHYVNRSGPRLVDTLEFLAALVHPDLFETPPRDAVVELGTVRA from the coding sequence ATGCGAGTCGTCACGCTCCTGCCCTCAGCGACGGAAATCGTCTACGCGCTCGGCGTCGAGCCGGTCGGTGTCTCACACGAGTGCGACCATCCGCCGGCGGCCCGCGAGAAGCCGTCGGTCAATCGGTCACGCGTCGACCCGACGGCATCGAGTGACGAGATTAACGAGCAGGTCGCGGCCGCCGAGGAGAGCGACGGCGTCTACGCCATCGACCGCGAGACACTCGCGGAACTGGAGCCCGGCCTCATCGTCACCCAGGGCGTCTGTGACGTGTGTGCCGTCGACCACGTGGTGGTCGCTGAGGCTGTCGAAGAACTGGGGCTGGACGCCGACGTCCTGACGCTCGATGTCCACAGCCTCGATGACCTGTTCGACTCCATCCACCGGGTCGGCGCGGCGGTCGGGCGCGACGACCGCGCCGCCGAACTCGTCGCAGACCTCCGGGACAGGGTCGCAGCAGTGGAGACGACAGCGACGCGGGCCGGGACGGCCCCCCGTGTGGCGGTACTCGACTGGCTTGACCCGGTGATGGCCGCCGGGCACTGGGTCCCAGAGATGATCGAGATGGTGGGCGGCACCTACGGGATGGAAGAAGACGGCGCTCACTCCCGGCCGCGCGAGTGGGAAGAAGTCGTCGAATACGACCCCGAAGTGCTGGTGGCTGCACCGTGTGGTTTCGACGTGGCACAGACCCGCGAGAACCTCACAGACCTGACCAGACGACCCGGGTTCGACGACCTAACTGCGGTTCGGGACGGCCGGGCGTACGTGATGGACGGCCACCACTACGTGAATCGGTCGGGGCCGCGGCTCGTGGACACGCTTGAGTTTCTGGCGGCGCTCGTCCACCCGGACCTGTTCGAGACGCCGCCGCGGGACGCCGTCGTCGAACTCGGAACGGTCCGGGCGTAA
- a CDS encoding RNA-binding protein — MEVKSRHHLRSDEVDTITTALSENLGVELDADSFEKVEFDDSDWDVVLVDGDPLVLYLNGEPFLTVQGANQHPPQKHIVTVDAGAVSFVSDGADIMRPGITEADDDISADDLVVINEESHGKFLAVGRAQTDGDDMVGDSGKVVKSLHHVGDDLFEFSV; from the coding sequence ATGGAAGTCAAGTCGCGACACCACCTCCGTTCGGACGAGGTCGACACCATCACGACGGCGCTGTCGGAGAACCTCGGTGTCGAACTCGACGCGGACAGCTTCGAGAAGGTCGAGTTCGACGACAGCGACTGGGATGTCGTCCTCGTCGACGGCGACCCGCTCGTCCTCTATCTGAACGGCGAACCGTTCCTCACAGTACAAGGTGCCAATCAGCATCCGCCACAGAAACACATCGTCACCGTGGACGCCGGGGCCGTCTCCTTTGTCTCGGACGGCGCTGATATCATGCGGCCGGGTATCACCGAGGCCGACGACGACATCAGTGCGGACGACTTGGTCGTCATCAACGAGGAGTCCCACGGGAAGTTCCTCGCTGTCGGCCGTGCACAGACCGACGGCGACGACATGGTCGGCGACAGCGGGAAAGTCGTCAAATCGCTCCACCACGTCGGCGACGACCTGTTCGAGTTCTCGGTGTAG
- the sepF gene encoding cell division protein SepF: MGLMSKILGESGSSRNTEDYVELDANEFEMTGTELERQIRIARISDKQDVIDIKDAVYDGDVVVADITRHSTQDRTMEHISDELKQVANEVGGDIVQKDDDQLIITPAGVGISRERLGQ, from the coding sequence ATGGGACTGATGAGCAAGATCCTCGGGGAGTCTGGATCCTCTCGGAACACCGAGGATTACGTCGAACTGGATGCGAACGAATTCGAGATGACCGGGACGGAACTTGAGCGCCAGATCCGGATCGCCCGTATCAGCGACAAGCAGGACGTCATCGACATCAAAGACGCCGTCTACGACGGCGACGTGGTTGTCGCGGACATCACGCGCCACTCCACGCAGGACCGCACGATGGAACACATCAGCGACGAACTCAAGCAGGTCGCCAACGAGGTCGGCGGCGACATCGTCCAGAAGGATGACGACCAGCTCATCATCACGCCGGCTGGCGTCGGCATCTCTCGGGAACGACTCGGTCAGTAG
- a CDS encoding ABC transporter ATP-binding protein produces MTEPAIRASGLQKRYGDVQALDDLELTVEQGEFFGLLGPNGAGKTTFINTLVGLVHKDRGTAEVFGFDVEDDYREARDRIGVAPQEFNVDRFFPIIEVLEHKAGYHGIGRAEARERAEDALKTVGIWDKRDTRFDWLSGGMKRRFVLARALVSDPDLLILDEPTAGVDVQLRHDLWDIINRMNDAGTTILLTTHYIEEAERLCDRVAIMDDGRKVEVATPDDLMARGTDTIVLELAEMPRTAPRLDVDGITDIELTDEGLAVTAMGGSQTAPAIMRELEAQGHTVTSLEIRRASLEEVFVDMTRDDREYAEVSA; encoded by the coding sequence ATGACTGAACCGGCGATACGCGCCAGTGGGTTACAGAAGCGCTACGGCGATGTGCAGGCGCTTGACGACCTGGAACTGACAGTTGAGCAGGGCGAGTTCTTTGGGTTGCTCGGGCCAAACGGAGCCGGCAAGACGACGTTTATTAACACGCTGGTCGGTCTCGTCCACAAGGACCGCGGGACCGCCGAAGTGTTCGGCTTCGACGTAGAAGACGACTACCGGGAGGCCCGTGACCGCATCGGCGTCGCGCCCCAGGAATTCAACGTCGACCGTTTCTTCCCCATTATCGAGGTGCTGGAACACAAGGCCGGCTACCACGGCATCGGTCGGGCCGAGGCCCGCGAACGCGCCGAAGACGCGCTGAAGACGGTTGGTATCTGGGACAAGCGGGACACGCGCTTCGACTGGCTCTCCGGCGGCATGAAACGTCGCTTCGTCCTCGCCCGTGCACTGGTTTCTGACCCGGACCTGCTCATCCTTGACGAGCCGACGGCTGGGGTCGATGTCCAGCTTCGCCACGACCTCTGGGATATTATCAACCGGATGAATGACGCTGGGACGACGATTTTGCTGACGACCCATTACATCGAGGAGGCCGAACGCCTCTGTGACCGGGTTGCAATCATGGACGACGGGCGGAAAGTCGAGGTGGCGACCCCCGACGACCTGATGGCTCGCGGCACGGACACCATCGTCCTCGAACTCGCCGAGATGCCACGGACGGCCCCGAGACTTGATGTTGACGGCATCACTGACATCGAACTGACCGACGAGGGGCTGGCCGTCACTGCGATGGGCGGGAGCCAGACCGCGCCGGCCATCATGCGCGAACTCGAAGCGCAGGGCCACACCGTCACCTCGCTCGAAATCCGCCGCGCGTCGCTCGAAGAGGTGTTCGTCGACATGACCCGCGACGACCGCGAGTACGCGGAGGTATCCGCATGA
- a CDS encoding ABC transporter permease, which translates to MNQNTTQFLTLVRREILRFVRRPYNTFLPPIITNALYFSVFGVILGSRIGEIAGASYLQFVLPGLVVLGAISDSFENASFTIFHGRWNDYIQAVLTSPMSNRSMVAAYVSASALRGIVTSLLIVGVGLIFTSVSVPNPVYLVSFLLVITTLFGGLGVIGGLWASDFDYLTVMNQFILRPLVFFGAVFYSLEELPEFWGRVSLLNPMVYMVNGVRYGMIGVTEIDPNTSLAVLTGTTVVVLSIDYVLFKRGYGLAE; encoded by the coding sequence ATGAATCAGAACACGACGCAGTTCCTGACGCTGGTCCGCCGGGAAATCCTCCGGTTCGTCCGCCGCCCGTACAACACCTTCCTCCCGCCGATCATCACGAACGCGCTCTATTTCTCCGTGTTCGGCGTGATTCTGGGGAGCCGAATCGGCGAAATTGCGGGCGCGAGTTATCTCCAGTTCGTCCTGCCCGGACTTGTCGTGCTGGGGGCCATCTCTGACAGTTTCGAGAACGCCTCCTTCACTATCTTCCACGGGCGCTGGAACGACTACATTCAGGCTGTCCTCACCTCGCCGATGTCGAACCGAAGCATGGTGGCGGCCTACGTCTCGGCCAGCGCGCTCCGGGGAATCGTCACGTCGCTGCTGATCGTCGGCGTGGGGCTGATATTCACCTCGGTTTCAGTCCCCAACCCCGTGTATCTCGTCTCGTTCCTGCTGGTGATTACCACATTGTTCGGCGGGCTCGGCGTCATCGGCGGCCTCTGGGCGAGCGACTTCGACTACCTCACGGTGATGAACCAGTTCATCCTCCGCCCGCTGGTGTTCTTCGGCGCGGTGTTCTACTCGCTCGAAGAACTCCCGGAATTCTGGGGGAGAGTCTCGCTGCTCAACCCCATGGTGTATATGGTGAACGGCGTTCGCTACGGCATGATCGGTGTGACCGAAATCGACCCGAACACGTCGCTGGCCGTCCTGACCGGGACGACCGTGGTCGTGCTGTCAATCGACTACGTGCTGTTCAAGCGCGGTTACGGGCTCGCCGAGTAG
- a CDS encoding DUF5611 family protein: MREYKMRRGEHLEDRVPDMEAFVEEYFGEITDTEEYEGNDLLVVDDPDNPVFDRVVAGRVEYGSKKDKIALHIDERPAEDVIAEGNVDAAEDAVAIKNDFLEEATDRDAKARRDSLKRSVEDDADAPDNV; encoded by the coding sequence ATGCGAGAGTACAAGATGCGACGGGGCGAGCATCTCGAAGACCGCGTCCCTGACATGGAAGCGTTCGTCGAAGAGTACTTCGGCGAGATAACGGATACAGAAGAGTACGAGGGCAACGACCTGTTGGTCGTCGACGACCCTGACAACCCCGTGTTTGACCGGGTCGTCGCGGGCCGCGTTGAGTACGGCTCCAAGAAAGACAAAATCGCGCTCCACATCGATGAGCGACCGGCGGAGGACGTCATCGCCGAGGGCAACGTCGATGCGGCTGAGGACGCCGTCGCAATCAAGAACGATTTCCTGGAGGAGGCGACCGACCGCGACGCAAAGGCACGACGTGACTCGCTGAAGCGCTCGGTTGAGGACGACGCCGACGCCCCGGACAACGTCTAA
- a CDS encoding PKD domain-containing protein → MQRMTTLVVSALALSALLGGTAVATGNQPPLADAGLDQSVERATTVQLDANGSRDPDGTIEDTEWSIETPDGATRTPDCPTCVQTTFSPAETGQYNVTITVTDDDGASRSDTLHVDVVAAGGPSVSVSAPAAVPVGLRRNLTANVTAGDADLRTLAWVVNGTAQNQTRLAGENGTSTITHTFNDSGSVSVRAIAYDAAGRRGVANRTIQVADSSGNGGSAGGNNCPGGSGGYYVDGENMGCTSAAMTIEDTIVDTDGRDGLWLYMDNELTKIIAEDNMNKYSEDGYGGTFSEETIDEQKEDAKREQETQSGASADYESDNDGSGGRPSDGNTRPGSSVPNNLGGETDGNDDDDDGYDWSYDDDDASSSGEDDDDSESRNDDDDDSGDDDDGGSDDGDGGILGDLLGGDSDDSSNDDGEGWFGGDDDDGGSNDDSTNDNGDGGWSFW, encoded by the coding sequence ATGCAGCGGATGACGACACTCGTGGTGTCGGCCCTCGCCCTTTCGGCACTTCTCGGTGGGACAGCGGTTGCGACCGGCAACCAGCCACCGCTTGCCGACGCCGGGCTGGACCAGTCCGTCGAGCGAGCAACGACGGTCCAGCTGGACGCTAACGGCTCGCGCGACCCCGACGGCACAATCGAAGATACCGAGTGGTCCATCGAAACGCCGGACGGCGCGACACGCACGCCCGACTGCCCGACCTGCGTCCAGACGACGTTCTCTCCAGCCGAAACCGGCCAGTACAACGTCACTATTACCGTCACTGATGATGACGGGGCGTCGCGCTCGGACACGCTCCATGTCGACGTGGTGGCCGCCGGTGGGCCGTCAGTCTCAGTTTCGGCCCCGGCTGCGGTACCCGTCGGCCTCCGGCGGAATCTGACTGCCAACGTAACTGCCGGCGATGCCGACCTCCGAACGCTCGCCTGGGTCGTCAACGGCACCGCGCAAAACCAGACACGACTCGCCGGCGAGAACGGCACCTCGACCATTACGCACACGTTCAACGACTCCGGCTCTGTATCCGTCCGTGCGATTGCTTATGATGCCGCCGGCCGGCGTGGCGTCGCCAATCGGACGATTCAGGTCGCAGACTCGTCTGGCAACGGTGGCAGCGCTGGTGGCAACAACTGTCCGGGTGGCAGCGGGGGCTACTACGTCGATGGTGAAAACATGGGCTGTACGAGTGCCGCCATGACCATCGAAGATACCATCGTCGATACTGACGGCCGGGACGGCTTGTGGTTGTACATGGACAACGAACTTACCAAGATCATCGCGGAGGACAATATGAACAAGTACTCTGAGGACGGCTACGGAGGCACATTCAGTGAAGAGACTATTGACGAGCAAAAAGAGGACGCAAAGAGAGAACAAGAGACTCAATCAGGGGCTAGCGCCGATTATGAAAGTGATAACGACGGAAGTGGAGGTAGACCCAGCGATGGGAACACCCGCCCGGGCTCTAGCGTGCCGAACAACCTAGGCGGAGAGACTGACGGCAACGACGACGACGATGATGGGTATGATTGGTCTTACGATGACGACGATGCCAGCAGTAGTGGTGAGGACGACGATGATAGCGAAAGCAGAAACGATGATGATGATGACAGCGGTGACGATGATGATGGCGGTAGCGACGACGGTGATGGAGGGATCCTTGGCGACCTGCTCGGTGGGGATAGCGATGACAGTAGTAACGATGACGGCGAAGGTTGGTTTGGTGGCGATGACGATGACGGCGGCAGCAATGATGACAGCACTAACGATAATGGCGATGGCGGTTGGAGTTTTTGGTAG
- a CDS encoding DUF6432 family protein, translating into MRAKPEYRDRDDTEVAVLDALADRRDEGMTVFELRSRTEENIDRIEDALAALKADDLIEVEDNGERTVILPGEGVVGESLPDEDESLLDQIRKRLPL; encoded by the coding sequence ATGAGAGCGAAGCCGGAGTATCGCGACCGGGACGACACTGAGGTTGCGGTGCTCGATGCGCTCGCTGACCGCCGCGATGAGGGGATGACTGTCTTCGAGCTACGGTCGCGGACGGAAGAGAATATCGACCGCATTGAGGATGCACTTGCGGCTCTCAAGGCAGACGACCTCATCGAGGTCGAGGACAACGGGGAACGGACTGTGATTTTGCCAGGAGAGGGCGTGGTTGGGGAGTCACTGCCGGACGAAGACGAATCGCTTCTCGACCAGATTCGCAAGCGGCTCCCGCTGTAG
- a CDS encoding MBL fold metallo-hydrolase has translation MVEDYPDPPTDPPSLSAATLQAKLDAGESVRLLDVRDRDEYEEWRLRGESVTATQLPFTKFLQAKVTGEVDSLVAEVAGTGPITVVCGRGEASAFVAGLLTEHSVEAQNLSDGMEGWARLYEAREILCDDAIVLQYRRPSSGCLGYMVISDGSAAVVDPLRAFTGRYVADAADHNASLTHAIDTHVHADHVSGVRRLAEETGAEPVLSERAVARGVDDVTALADDETLRVGSATLEPRPLPGHTTGMTGFTVGDVLLAGDSVFLDSVARPDLEAGADGARDLARDLHRTLTDRLGALPDETRVAPGHYSESAVPSDDGTFTAPLGALRDRLPGFTMDREAFVEYVCDDIPPRPANFERVIAINLGTEAADDDTAFELELGPNNCAAAPTDTV, from the coding sequence ATGGTCGAGGACTACCCTGACCCGCCGACGGACCCGCCGTCACTATCGGCAGCGACGTTGCAAGCGAAGCTGGACGCCGGTGAATCGGTCCGGCTGCTCGACGTTCGCGACCGTGACGAGTACGAGGAGTGGCGACTCCGCGGCGAGTCGGTAACAGCAACACAGCTCCCCTTTACCAAATTTCTCCAGGCGAAGGTGACTGGCGAAGTGGACAGCCTCGTCGCCGAGGTGGCCGGCACCGGCCCGATAACGGTCGTCTGTGGCCGCGGCGAAGCCAGCGCCTTCGTCGCCGGCCTACTAACTGAACACAGCGTCGAAGCGCAGAACCTCAGCGACGGCATGGAGGGGTGGGCGCGGCTCTACGAAGCCCGCGAGATTCTCTGCGACGACGCAATCGTCCTCCAGTATCGCCGTCCGTCATCTGGCTGTCTCGGCTACATGGTCATCAGCGACGGCTCGGCCGCTGTCGTCGACCCGCTCCGGGCGTTCACCGGCCGGTATGTTGCCGACGCTGCCGACCACAACGCCTCGCTCACCCACGCTATCGACACGCACGTCCACGCAGACCACGTCAGCGGCGTTCGCCGTCTCGCCGAAGAAACCGGTGCCGAACCGGTCCTTTCCGAACGAGCGGTCGCCCGCGGCGTCGACGACGTGACTGCGCTGGCCGACGACGAAACCCTACGTGTCGGCTCGGCCACACTGGAACCTCGTCCCCTACCCGGCCACACGACCGGCATGACCGGCTTCACCGTCGGCGACGTGCTTTTGGCCGGCGACAGCGTCTTTCTCGACAGCGTCGCCCGCCCAGACCTCGAAGCCGGAGCCGACGGCGCTCGTGACCTCGCCCGCGACCTCCATCGCACGCTGACTGACCGGCTCGGAGCACTGCCCGATGAAACACGCGTCGCCCCGGGCCACTACAGCGAGTCGGCGGTGCCGTCTGACGACGGTACGTTCACCGCTCCTCTGGGTGCTCTCCGCGACCGACTCCCGGGGTTCACGATGGACCGCGAGGCATTTGTCGAGTACGTCTGTGACGACATCCCGCCGCGCCCCGCCAACTTCGAGCGGGTTATCGCCATCAACCTCGGAACGGAAGCGGCCGACGACGACACCGCGTTCGAACTCGAACTCGGCCCGAACAACTGCGCGGCTGCGCCGACGGACACGGTGTGA
- a CDS encoding ABC transporter ATP-binding protein codes for MCPPAPAIVTEGLTKRYSGVSAIESLDLTVPRGSVFGFLGPNGAGKTSTIRILTTLTNPTSGTARVAGESVADRAAVVEHIGFLPEEPPLYDELTGREQLEYVAGLRGHEDWNRVESLLDRFDLDSDADRRVETYSKGMKQKLGLVQALLHNPDVLFLDEPTSGLDPRAARTVRDTISEVAAADTTVFLSTHILPVVEELADTVGVLYDGDLVAEGSPEELTGSVESGSTLEDVFLDVTSEHPGER; via the coding sequence ATGTGCCCTCCAGCACCCGCAATCGTCACCGAGGGGTTGACGAAGCGCTACAGCGGCGTCTCGGCAATAGAATCCCTCGACCTGACGGTTCCTCGCGGGAGTGTTTTCGGTTTTCTCGGCCCCAACGGTGCGGGCAAGACCTCGACGATTCGCATCCTGACGACGTTGACGAACCCGACGAGCGGCACCGCACGGGTGGCGGGCGAGTCGGTCGCCGACCGCGCCGCAGTGGTCGAACACATCGGCTTCCTGCCCGAAGAGCCCCCGCTGTACGACGAACTCACCGGCCGCGAGCAGCTGGAGTACGTCGCCGGCCTGCGCGGGCACGAGGACTGGAACCGCGTGGAATCACTACTCGACCGGTTCGATCTTGACTCGGACGCCGACCGGCGCGTCGAGACGTACTCGAAGGGGATGAAACAGAAGCTCGGCCTCGTTCAGGCGCTGTTGCACAACCCCGACGTTCTCTTTCTGGACGAGCCGACTTCGGGACTGGACCCGCGGGCGGCTCGGACGGTCCGTGATACCATCAGCGAGGTCGCGGCCGCTGACACGACGGTTTTCCTCTCGACGCACATCCTGCCCGTCGTCGAGGAGTTGGCCGACACCGTTGGTGTCCTGTACGACGGCGACCTCGTCGCGGAGGGGTCTCCCGAGGAACTGACCGGCAGCGTCGAGTCCGGAAGCACGCTCGAAGACGTGTTCCTTGACGTGACCAGCGAGCACCCGGGAGAGCGATGA
- a CDS encoding ribonuclease R family protein, whose amino-acid sequence MTTEDAQAAAGTAEGQGPVEIDPEMARHLENKREELFEKFGIPDEFPPEVLEEAKERTKGVQAEIEDEVDERQDLREMTTWTTDPIDAQDFDDAISIEEREDEIVLWVHIADVTHYVNPDTKMWEQAVERGNTVYLPAYTVHMLPPVLAETVCSLVPNEDRLAHTVEMHLDKENLGYEEINIYKSVIRSDARLTYTEAERLLDEPETAEDVLEDQSVDLAEKTERVWELADRMHEQRKEEGSLVLNPARDRAHTIIEECMLKANKAVTHELMWNRGVEAMYRVHPQPSPDEWDEALVEIQELDGVSIPGDAWDDPRKAVNATLEQAPGRQLDKIQWAVMKVMPRAKYMNDPFGGHHALNFEIYGHFTSPIRRLSDLINHWIVYSNDVPEDLIALCDRASDRQKDAEQCEREYKNFLQEVGLDPSAVNNRGIEVVENPDDEDDTDADADAADAAVEE is encoded by the coding sequence ATGACTACAGAGGACGCGCAGGCGGCCGCCGGGACCGCCGAGGGGCAAGGCCCCGTCGAGATCGACCCGGAGATGGCACGACATCTGGAGAACAAGCGTGAGGAACTGTTCGAGAAGTTCGGCATCCCCGACGAGTTCCCGCCGGAGGTACTGGAGGAGGCCAAGGAGCGTACGAAGGGCGTTCAGGCAGAGATTGAAGACGAGGTCGACGAGCGGCAGGACCTCCGGGAGATGACCACCTGGACGACTGACCCTATCGACGCCCAGGACTTCGATGACGCCATCTCCATCGAGGAACGCGAGGACGAGATCGTTCTCTGGGTCCACATCGCCGACGTGACCCACTACGTCAACCCCGACACGAAGATGTGGGAGCAGGCCGTCGAGCGGGGGAACACCGTTTACCTCCCGGCGTACACCGTCCACATGCTGCCGCCCGTCCTCGCCGAGACGGTGTGTTCGCTGGTCCCGAACGAGGACCGCCTAGCCCACACCGTCGAGATGCATCTCGACAAGGAGAACCTCGGCTACGAGGAGATCAACATCTACAAGTCCGTCATCCGCTCGGACGCCCGACTGACCTACACCGAGGCCGAGCGCCTGCTGGACGAGCCAGAAACCGCAGAAGACGTCCTGGAAGACCAGAGCGTCGACCTTGCCGAGAAGACCGAGCGCGTCTGGGAACTGGCCGACCGGATGCACGAGCAGCGCAAAGAGGAGGGGTCACTCGTCCTCAATCCCGCCCGTGACCGCGCGCACACTATCATCGAGGAGTGCATGCTGAAGGCGAACAAGGCCGTCACGCACGAGCTGATGTGGAACCGCGGCGTCGAGGCAATGTACCGCGTCCACCCACAGCCCAGCCCCGACGAGTGGGACGAGGCGCTGGTCGAGATTCAGGAACTCGACGGCGTCTCCATCCCCGGCGACGCCTGGGACGACCCGCGGAAGGCCGTCAACGCCACGCTCGAACAGGCCCCCGGTCGCCAGCTCGATAAGATTCAGTGGGCCGTAATGAAGGTGATGCCCCGCGCGAAGTACATGAACGACCCCTTCGGCGGCCACCACGCCCTGAACTTCGAGATCTACGGCCACTTCACCTCGCCGATTCGCCGCCTCTCGGACCTCATCAACCACTGGATCGTCTACAGTAACGACGTACCCGAGGACCTCATCGCACTGTGTGACCGCGCCAGCGACCGGCAGAAGGACGCCGAGCAGTGCGAGCGCGAGTACAAGAACTTCCTGCAGGAGGTCGGGCTCGATCCGTCGGCAGTCAACAACCGCGGCATCGAGGTCGTCGAAAATCCTGATGACGAAGACGACACGGACGCCGATGCTGATGCCGCCGACGCAGCTGTCGAGGAGTAA